A genomic segment from uncultured Desulfuromonas sp. encodes:
- the argS gene encoding arginine--tRNA ligase: protein MKTRLKEAVELALRQCFDAKKLISNEIPEFAIEVPSRTDHGDFAVNAAMLMARSEKKAPRQIAEILVGQLQEQDGFWERVEIAGPGFINFFLSASCWHEALKDVYAQGKKFGKCTVGKGKRVQVEFVSANPTGPLHIGHGRGAATGDAVASVLAEAGFEVQREYYINDAGNQMDTLGRSMYLRYCQLLGQEIEFPEDCYQGDYIREYAQQVLDREGDRFLKMEENDAIAWFSREGGEAIRKGIDDDLQQFGIQFDNWYSEQTLYDRDLVKQGIDALTRDGFTYEQDGAIWFRTTDFGDDKDRVLIRSNGATTYFASDVAYHREKYQRGFDVVIDVWGADHHGYVPRMKAVLAALGRNPEDLQIILVQLVNLLREGEQIAMSTRAGKFVTLKEVVDEVGKDACRFFFLMRRSDSQLDFDLELAKKQSTENPVYYVQYAHARVCSISRNAEEAGVSLPKNEDVKLDVLTLPEELQLTKMMSRYPEVVASAALNYEPHKITFYLQELAAQFHSYYNQHRVIVDDVDVSRARLYLVNAVKQVVANALTVLGVSAPEKM, encoded by the coding sequence ATGAAGACACGTTTGAAAGAAGCGGTTGAACTGGCTTTACGTCAGTGTTTCGATGCAAAAAAACTGATCAGTAACGAAATTCCCGAGTTTGCCATTGAGGTTCCCAGCCGCACTGATCATGGCGATTTTGCCGTCAATGCTGCGATGCTGATGGCACGTAGCGAAAAGAAAGCTCCGCGACAGATTGCTGAAATCCTGGTTGGCCAATTGCAGGAGCAGGATGGATTCTGGGAGAGGGTAGAGATTGCCGGTCCCGGATTCATCAACTTCTTTCTCAGCGCGTCGTGTTGGCATGAGGCCTTGAAAGATGTTTACGCCCAGGGGAAAAAATTCGGTAAATGCACGGTCGGTAAAGGCAAACGTGTTCAGGTGGAATTTGTCAGTGCCAATCCTACAGGACCATTGCATATCGGTCATGGGCGCGGTGCTGCGACGGGTGATGCCGTTGCCTCTGTTCTGGCTGAAGCCGGATTTGAAGTGCAGCGTGAATATTATATCAATGATGCCGGTAACCAGATGGATACTCTCGGCCGTTCCATGTATCTGCGGTATTGTCAGCTTCTGGGTCAGGAGATCGAGTTTCCTGAAGATTGTTACCAGGGCGACTATATCCGGGAGTACGCTCAGCAGGTTTTGGACCGGGAAGGAGATCGTTTCCTCAAAATGGAGGAGAACGACGCCATTGCATGGTTTTCTCGCGAGGGTGGCGAGGCGATTCGCAAGGGGATTGATGACGATTTGCAGCAGTTCGGTATCCAGTTTGACAACTGGTACAGTGAGCAGACGCTTTATGATCGCGATCTGGTTAAACAAGGCATTGACGCTCTGACCCGTGATGGCTTTACCTATGAACAAGATGGGGCGATCTGGTTTCGCACCACCGACTTTGGTGATGACAAAGACCGGGTGCTGATTCGCTCCAATGGGGCAACGACCTATTTTGCCTCAGATGTGGCCTACCACCGCGAAAAATATCAGCGTGGTTTTGATGTTGTGATTGATGTGTGGGGCGCCGACCATCATGGATATGTGCCTCGCATGAAAGCCGTGCTGGCTGCGTTGGGCCGCAACCCCGAAGATCTGCAGATTATTCTCGTCCAGTTGGTCAATCTGCTGCGCGAAGGGGAGCAGATTGCCATGAGTACCCGCGCCGGGAAATTTGTTACCCTGAAAGAGGTTGTCGATGAAGTGGGTAAAGACGCCTGCCGTTTCTTTTTTCTGATGCGGCGCTCCGACAGTCAGCTCGATTTTGATCTCGAACTGGCGAAGAAGCAAAGCACTGAAAATCCGGTTTATTATGTCCAGTACGCTCACGCCCGCGTGTGCAGCATCAGTCGCAATGCTGAAGAAGCCGGAGTTTCGCTGCCGAAAAATGAAGACGTCAAACTGGATGTCTTGACGCTGCCGGAAGAGTTGCAACTCACTAAAATGATGTCACGCTATCCGGAGGTGGTTGCTTCTGCGGCATTGAATTATGAACCGCATAAAATCACATTCTATCTCCAGGAACTCGCGGCCCAGTTCCACAGCTACTACAACCAGCATCGGGTCATCGTTGATGATGTTGATGTCAGCCGGGCGCGGTTGTATCTGGTAAATGCTGTTAAGCAGGTTGTCGCGAATGCCTTGACCGTTCTCGGGGTTTCCGCCCCGGAAAAAATGTAA
- a CDS encoding septum formation initiator family protein, whose protein sequence is MTSAPASESKKNFTQSRSFLLIAVAVIGLGFALFGEKGALRLHQVQQHQAQLKARYLQLQQDNAHLRNEIEALSHDERYVEQVARSTFNLVRDGEIIYQFSPAKH, encoded by the coding sequence ATGACCTCAGCGCCGGCCTCAGAGTCGAAAAAAAATTTCACGCAATCGCGATCATTTCTTTTGATCGCTGTCGCCGTGATCGGACTCGGATTTGCTCTTTTTGGCGAAAAGGGGGCGTTGCGTCTGCATCAGGTGCAGCAACACCAGGCGCAGCTCAAGGCGCGTTATCTGCAGTTGCAGCAGGATAATGCCCACCTGAGAAATGAAATTGAAGCATTAAGCCATGACGAACGCTATGTTGAGCAGGTGGCGCGCAGCACGTTTAATCTGGTACGAGACGGAGAAATTATTTATCAATTTTCTCCGGCGAAACATTAG
- the clpS gene encoding ATP-dependent Clp protease adapter ClpS gives MAAPTQTTPEGEVLSKDQTAQPPRYNVIMHNDDYTTMEFVVEVLESIYRKQAAEATRIMLTIHHEGQAICGNYPFEIAETKVEQTHRRARSAGHPLRCSIEEA, from the coding sequence ATGGCTGCACCTACACAGACCACGCCGGAAGGTGAGGTCCTGTCAAAAGATCAGACGGCTCAGCCACCACGCTATAATGTCATCATGCACAATGATGATTACACGACGATGGAGTTCGTCGTTGAGGTGCTGGAGAGCATTTATCGCAAGCAGGCGGCCGAAGCAACCCGCATCATGCTGACCATTCATCACGAAGGGCAGGCAATATGCGGCAACTATCCGTTTGAAATTGCTGAAACAAAAGTCGAGCAGACGCATCGCCGGGCACGCAGTGCCGGGCACCCATTACGTTGCTCTATCGAAGAAGCTTGA
- the clpA gene encoding ATP-dependent Clp protease ATP-binding subunit ClpA has protein sequence MTFSKEVQIIFSLAVQEAQRRHHEYLTTEHILYAMLYSDDSQKIIINCGGDIDKIRLDLDQYFDTELESIPEEEQQVPEQTAALQRVLQHAVTHCSAAGKDEVNTSDILVSILSEDKNHSTRLLSTMGIERLDVLNYISHGLGRQGQKHAQGEVKKSADKKEKSSHKKTALESYTINLRQRVRDGKIDPLIGRQNELRRTMQVLCRRRKNNPILVGEPGTGKTALAEGLATLFEEDKAPAILKDCQIYALDMGALLAGTKYRGDFEERLKAVLNELAVQEQPILFIDEIHTIIGAGSTSGGSMDASNILKPMLASGEIRCVGATTYDEYKTLFEKDRALSRRFQKIDVHEPSVDETVAILQGLRSRYEEFHGIRYSDDVLRAAAELADRYLTHRHLPDKAIDLIDEIGARLRTQGSRRQTIQVKDIETIVAEMAQIPSRSVSRDDRKQLQHLEQKLKQQVFGQDAAIHKVVRSILRARAGLGHPEHPIGSFLFAGPTGVGKTEVARQLAQQLGVAFSRFDMSEYMEKHSVARLIGAPPGYVGFDQGGLLTDAIIKKPHTVLLLDEIEKAHPDLFNILLQIMDHGSLTDNNGKVADFRNVILIMTSNAGAREMSTTPIGFNASLTGSPDHALEKAFSPEFRNRLDATIIFGALQPEAIDSIVMKFIGEVRERLAENQVTLKISPSARNYLARKGFDPAYGARPLSRLIQEKINDPLSDAILFGELNHGGTVHIGCRREELTFRFVPLTQNKASQS, from the coding sequence GTGACATTCAGCAAAGAAGTCCAGATCATATTTTCACTGGCGGTCCAGGAAGCACAGCGCCGCCACCACGAATACCTGACCACCGAACACATCCTCTACGCCATGTTGTACAGCGATGACTCTCAAAAGATCATCATCAACTGCGGTGGCGACATCGACAAGATTCGCCTCGATCTTGACCAGTATTTCGATACGGAACTCGAGTCGATTCCAGAAGAGGAGCAGCAGGTTCCCGAACAAACCGCCGCGCTGCAGCGTGTTTTGCAACACGCGGTCACGCACTGCAGCGCCGCAGGAAAAGACGAAGTCAATACCAGCGACATTCTGGTCTCGATCCTTAGCGAAGACAAAAACCACTCGACCCGCCTTTTGTCTACCATGGGGATTGAGCGTCTGGATGTGCTTAACTACATTTCCCACGGGCTCGGTCGCCAGGGGCAGAAACACGCCCAAGGCGAGGTGAAAAAATCAGCGGACAAAAAAGAAAAAAGCAGCCACAAAAAAACCGCGTTGGAAAGTTACACGATCAACCTGCGCCAGCGCGTCCGTGACGGCAAGATCGATCCGCTGATCGGCCGCCAAAACGAACTGCGCCGCACCATGCAGGTCCTCTGTCGTCGCCGAAAAAACAATCCGATCCTGGTTGGTGAACCAGGAACCGGCAAGACCGCCCTGGCCGAAGGGCTAGCGACTCTGTTTGAAGAAGACAAGGCTCCGGCGATTCTAAAAGACTGCCAGATCTACGCTCTGGATATGGGGGCGCTGCTGGCTGGCACCAAATACCGGGGTGATTTTGAAGAACGCCTTAAAGCGGTCCTGAACGAACTGGCGGTACAGGAGCAGCCCATCCTGTTTATCGATGAGATTCACACCATCATCGGTGCGGGCTCAACCTCCGGCGGGTCAATGGATGCTTCCAATATCCTTAAACCGATGCTGGCATCCGGTGAGATCCGCTGTGTTGGTGCAACCACCTATGATGAGTACAAGACGCTGTTCGAAAAAGACCGGGCGCTGTCCCGTCGGTTTCAGAAGATCGATGTCCACGAACCCAGTGTCGATGAGACCGTCGCCATCCTGCAAGGGCTACGCAGTCGTTACGAAGAATTCCACGGCATCCGTTACAGTGACGACGTTCTGCGCGCGGCAGCCGAGCTGGCAGACCGCTATCTGACCCATCGTCACCTGCCGGACAAAGCCATTGACCTGATCGACGAAATCGGTGCCCGATTACGGACTCAGGGCAGCCGACGCCAGACCATCCAGGTGAAAGACATCGAGACCATCGTTGCTGAAATGGCTCAGATCCCTTCACGCTCAGTCTCCCGCGACGACCGTAAGCAGTTGCAACATCTCGAGCAAAAACTCAAACAACAGGTTTTTGGTCAGGATGCCGCCATCCATAAGGTTGTCCGCTCGATCCTGCGTGCCCGTGCCGGGCTCGGTCACCCGGAGCACCCCATCGGCTCATTTCTCTTTGCCGGCCCCACAGGCGTTGGCAAAACCGAGGTCGCACGGCAATTAGCGCAACAGCTCGGTGTGGCCTTCAGCCGTTTTGACATGAGCGAATACATGGAGAAACACTCTGTCGCCCGACTGATCGGTGCCCCTCCGGGCTATGTCGGGTTTGACCAGGGCGGCTTGCTCACTGATGCGATCATCAAAAAGCCGCACACCGTCCTGCTGTTGGATGAAATTGAAAAAGCCCATCCCGACCTGTTCAACATTCTGTTGCAGATCATGGATCACGGCAGTCTCACCGACAACAACGGCAAGGTAGCCGATTTTCGCAATGTCATTCTGATCATGACCAGTAATGCAGGGGCACGTGAAATGAGCACAACCCCTATCGGCTTTAATGCGTCCCTGACAGGCAGTCCGGACCATGCTCTGGAAAAAGCGTTTTCTCCCGAATTTCGCAACCGTCTGGACGCGACCATTATTTTCGGTGCACTACAGCCTGAGGCAATTGACAGCATCGTCATGAAATTTATCGGCGAAGTCCGTGAGCGTCTGGCGGAAAACCAGGTCACTCTGAAGATCAGCCCATCAGCGCGCAACTACCTGGCCCGCAAAGGATTTGATCCGGCCTACGGAGCGCGCCCCTTAAGTCGCCTGATTCAGGAAAAAATCAACGACCCCCTGTCCGATGCCATTCTATTTGGCGAACTCAATCATGGCGGCACGGTGCATATCGGTTGTCGTCGTGAGGAACTGACATTCCGCTTTGTCCCATTGACGCAAAACAAGGCCAGCCAAAGCTGA
- the aat gene encoding leucyl/phenylalanyl-tRNA--protein transferase, with protein sequence MAIFALGDEHIFPAPHLAESTGLLAVGGDLSPARLLLAYSCGIFPWNHPEDPILWWSPDPRCILEPEDLHISRSVSKKQRQGQLTITFDRDFDTCIRKCSTADERQNATWISPQIIHAYQTLHDLGYAHSVECWQGDDMVGGLYGLAIGRCFCGESMFHTVTDASKLSFIALVEALKPLGYLMIDCQLPTDHLHSLGAKDVPREVFLKKLHHCHMRQNGLVIPGRFPLSPPRIPRGHIACSEID encoded by the coding sequence ATGGCTATTTTTGCCCTGGGAGACGAGCATATTTTCCCGGCACCCCATCTGGCGGAAAGCACTGGATTGCTGGCGGTGGGTGGCGATTTAAGTCCGGCGCGACTGCTATTGGCCTACAGTTGCGGCATCTTTCCCTGGAATCACCCCGAAGACCCAATACTGTGGTGGTCGCCGGACCCACGCTGCATTCTCGAACCCGAAGATCTGCATATCAGTCGCAGCGTGTCAAAAAAACAACGCCAGGGACAGCTCACAATCACCTTTGATCGTGATTTTGACACCTGTATCCGGAAATGTTCTACAGCAGATGAACGGCAAAACGCGACATGGATCAGTCCGCAGATCATTCATGCGTACCAAACGCTTCACGACCTCGGCTATGCCCATTCCGTCGAATGCTGGCAGGGCGATGACATGGTGGGTGGACTCTATGGGCTGGCAATCGGGCGGTGTTTTTGCGGCGAGTCCATGTTTCATACCGTCACAGACGCATCCAAACTAAGTTTTATCGCCCTTGTCGAGGCACTCAAGCCGTTGGGCTACCTGATGATCGACTGTCAGCTGCCCACCGACCACCTTCATTCCCTTGGTGCCAAGGATGTGCCTCGCGAGGTCTTCCTGAAAAAACTACACCACTGCCACATGCGGCAAAATGGACTGGTGATTCCGGGACGCTTTCCACTGTCCCCCCCAAGAATTCCAAGGGGACATATTGCCTGTTCCGAAATCGATTGA
- a CDS encoding DnaJ domain-containing protein — protein MSLFAETELLEACRVLFGPELQLNRDFLFYIQPSGVKTAYRQRAKETHPDRLVDAEPHEYEQQTELFRGVSEAYQLLQSFTADPIKRLWSPADRCAGFNPQSTTSRPTHEYSGAEYDSAESSYELPRRHLELGLYLYYRGIISYGEMIEALVWQRRQRPVLGDLAERWGWLSAEDVKRINSYHGRRGRFGARAVELGYLTPFQVQVLLRYQRQLQKRYGQYFVEQGRMSNFQVEAWLREQQRHNQHFEDPWKKWR, from the coding sequence ATGTCGTTGTTTGCTGAAACAGAATTGCTCGAAGCCTGCCGGGTCCTGTTCGGACCTGAGTTGCAGTTGAATCGTGACTTTCTGTTTTACATTCAGCCCAGCGGAGTAAAGACGGCGTATCGTCAGCGAGCGAAAGAGACGCATCCTGATCGCCTTGTCGATGCCGAACCTCATGAGTATGAACAGCAGACCGAACTGTTTCGTGGTGTCAGCGAAGCATACCAACTGCTCCAATCTTTTACCGCCGATCCGATTAAGCGTCTGTGGAGTCCGGCTGATCGTTGTGCCGGATTTAATCCACAGTCAACGACCTCTCGCCCCACGCACGAATATTCCGGGGCGGAGTATGATTCCGCGGAATCGTCCTATGAATTACCTCGACGCCATCTCGAACTGGGGCTCTATCTTTACTATCGCGGTATTATCAGTTACGGAGAAATGATTGAAGCTCTGGTCTGGCAGCGTCGTCAACGCCCTGTGCTGGGAGATTTGGCCGAGCGCTGGGGGTGGCTGAGTGCTGAGGATGTTAAGCGGATCAACAGCTATCATGGCCGTCGTGGACGCTTTGGTGCGCGGGCTGTTGAGTTGGGCTACCTGACGCCGTTTCAGGTTCAGGTGCTGCTGCGCTATCAGCGCCAGTTACAAAAACGCTATGGTCAATATTTTGTTGAACAGGGGCGGATGTCGAACTTTCAAGTAGAAGCCTGGCTGCGTGAGCAACAGCGGCACAATCAGCATTTCGAAGATCCCTGGAAAAAATGGCGATAG
- a CDS encoding DUF815 domain-containing protein, translating into MAFEDLEIDWDYLLERLERLIDLGEARLSSGFDEENIDTELFSRAPVFYWLGEGLRPVVDVDLLPGEELVGVEPQWSALHKNTAHFVNALPAHHVLIRGERGSGKTALVRALLPSFVAQGLRIIEIRTAFLHDLEALVRWLQEIPLQFVVLCEDIDPHANPAGYQALLAVLNRGLIGCPHNVRVYVTMTDESVDCPQAKTLEHYFGLWLDVPPLGEDAYLAIVQRLAHSYGCEQLGDAACQTALRWAEKRQGFAALSAEQFVIHYCAEQIAAQAEDSSEGKG; encoded by the coding sequence ATGGCATTTGAAGATTTGGAAATTGATTGGGATTATTTGCTTGAACGACTTGAACGCCTCATTGATCTCGGTGAAGCACGACTGAGCAGTGGTTTTGATGAGGAGAATATCGATACCGAGCTTTTTTCTCGGGCGCCAGTGTTTTACTGGCTGGGGGAGGGGTTGCGCCCTGTTGTCGATGTTGATCTGCTGCCCGGAGAAGAACTGGTCGGGGTGGAACCGCAGTGGTCAGCCCTCCATAAGAATACGGCCCATTTTGTCAATGCGTTGCCTGCTCATCATGTGTTGATCCGCGGTGAACGCGGAAGTGGCAAAACCGCGCTCGTTCGGGCACTGTTGCCGTCTTTTGTCGCGCAAGGATTGAGGATTATCGAAATTCGCACGGCATTCTTACATGATCTTGAAGCGCTTGTTCGCTGGTTGCAGGAGATTCCTCTGCAGTTTGTTGTCTTGTGTGAAGATATCGATCCCCATGCCAATCCCGCCGGATATCAGGCGTTGCTTGCTGTCCTCAACCGGGGCTTGATCGGTTGTCCCCACAATGTTCGTGTCTATGTCACGATGACGGACGAGAGCGTCGATTGCCCACAGGCGAAGACTTTGGAACACTATTTCGGTCTTTGGCTGGATGTGCCCCCCTTGGGGGAGGACGCCTATCTTGCCATCGTGCAACGCCTCGCTCACAGCTATGGTTGCGAACAACTCGGTGATGCGGCCTGTCAGACGGCCTTGCGCTGGGCGGAGAAGCGACAGGGGTTTGCGGCTCTAAGTGCCGAACAATTTGTCATCCACTATTGTGCGGAACAGATTGCAGCTCAGGCGGAAGATTCCTCAGAGGGAAAAGGATAA
- the lptD gene encoding LPS assembly protein LptD: MTAKAWIRHSALGVVLLLSVFCGASLAELPGESEEPVSLQADALDYDKATSTYTAVGKVDLQQGTTQLFADEVRYNTQTGDAEATGHVDLRDVDGTLQGDLMQINLRTSVGTAQQARGFISSYNFHLAGDEISKLGDQRYRIRNGFFTTCDGDVPAWKFGAREVNVTVGGYAKAKHVTFYLYDIPVLYTPYLAYPVKVERESGFLMPGYGYSRERGMQVSLAYYQVLARNMDATLFVDYFSDMGIGTGLEYRYIFGDDNEGKANLYYISGYGQSTYADLDDRFAYRWEHLGTLPGEFRFSVDVEYVSDRAYFEDFGTVAEEYDKDEVESTVALSRQWGSWNMTAELLYTKDLRLYADNDETLQRLPEIQLDYSRTRIGQTPFYAKLDSTSTYFWRREGLKGERLDVRPALSAIFQPGLVAEIEPEIGYRERLYWTSSEGPGFEHAENVDFSTRISTRVSRIFTLGSDSGLTKLKHSIEPEVTYYYTPNKKQDDLPYFDGADRIEQANKVEYALLNRLVGRFDSENGSPTYLELLYFRLSQTYDIWLSRGDREEKEDEDRFSDIRTELIVRPSQRWMFDVDSFYDPHRNRLSKFTAEFGAHYSDDHRYTASYRYKEDDSEYLATTLAVDWFDPLFVTYEYRHDLVEDQRLENMVSLEYRAQCWSVFVSYRDRLEDREVMVSFVLTGIGSVGHAGASLGNE; encoded by the coding sequence GTGACGGCTAAAGCTTGGATACGACATTCGGCGTTAGGTGTAGTGCTGTTATTAAGTGTATTTTGTGGTGCATCGCTGGCTGAATTGCCCGGTGAGAGTGAAGAGCCGGTTTCCCTCCAGGCGGACGCTCTGGATTATGACAAAGCCACCTCAACCTATACTGCCGTCGGCAAGGTTGACCTGCAACAGGGAACAACCCAACTGTTTGCCGACGAGGTCCGTTACAATACCCAAACCGGAGATGCTGAAGCGACAGGCCATGTTGATTTGCGCGATGTTGACGGCACACTGCAGGGCGATCTGATGCAGATCAATCTGCGCACCAGTGTCGGCACAGCTCAGCAAGCGCGCGGATTTATCTCTTCGTATAATTTTCATCTCGCAGGAGATGAGATCAGTAAGCTGGGTGATCAGCGTTATCGTATCCGTAATGGTTTTTTTACTACCTGTGATGGTGATGTCCCGGCCTGGAAGTTTGGAGCCCGTGAAGTCAATGTCACGGTCGGCGGTTATGCCAAAGCCAAACACGTCACCTTCTATCTGTATGATATTCCGGTTCTTTATACCCCCTACCTGGCTTATCCGGTTAAGGTGGAGCGTGAATCGGGGTTCCTGATGCCGGGATATGGCTATTCTCGCGAGCGCGGTATGCAGGTCTCTCTGGCCTACTATCAGGTGTTGGCGCGTAACATGGATGCCACGCTATTTGTGGATTATTTCTCCGATATGGGCATTGGAACCGGTCTGGAGTATCGCTATATCTTTGGCGATGACAACGAGGGCAAAGCCAACCTGTATTATATTTCCGGTTATGGCCAGTCTACCTATGCTGACCTTGATGACCGTTTTGCCTATCGCTGGGAGCACCTCGGCACCCTGCCGGGAGAGTTTCGTTTTAGTGTCGATGTTGAATATGTCAGTGACCGGGCCTATTTTGAAGATTTCGGCACGGTGGCGGAAGAATACGACAAGGATGAAGTTGAATCCACTGTTGCTCTGAGTCGCCAATGGGGCAGCTGGAACATGACTGCGGAGCTGCTTTATACCAAAGATTTGCGGCTTTACGCCGACAATGATGAGACGCTTCAGCGCCTTCCGGAAATTCAGTTGGATTACAGCCGCACGCGTATCGGTCAGACACCGTTTTATGCTAAACTCGATTCGACCTCGACGTACTTCTGGCGGCGAGAAGGACTGAAGGGGGAACGTCTTGATGTCCGTCCGGCATTATCGGCGATTTTTCAGCCCGGTCTTGTTGCAGAGATAGAACCTGAGATCGGCTACCGTGAACGCCTCTATTGGACCTCCAGTGAGGGACCGGGATTCGAGCATGCGGAGAACGTGGATTTTTCAACGCGGATTTCGACACGTGTTTCGCGCATCTTCACCTTAGGCAGCGACAGCGGTTTAACCAAGCTGAAACACAGCATCGAGCCGGAAGTCACCTACTATTACACGCCGAATAAAAAACAGGATGACCTGCCTTATTTCGATGGAGCCGACCGCATTGAGCAAGCCAACAAAGTGGAATATGCCCTGCTCAATCGTTTGGTCGGGCGTTTTGATTCGGAAAACGGCTCTCCAACGTATCTCGAATTACTCTACTTCCGGCTGTCGCAGACCTATGACATCTGGCTGAGTCGTGGAGACCGCGAAGAGAAAGAAGATGAAGATCGTTTCTCCGACATTCGCACGGAACTGATCGTTCGCCCCAGCCAACGCTGGATGTTTGATGTCGACAGTTTCTATGATCCTCATCGCAACCGATTGTCGAAATTCACCGCTGAATTCGGTGCCCATTATTCCGATGACCATCGCTATACCGCATCCTATCGTTATAAAGAGGATGATTCCGAGTATCTTGCCACGACCCTGGCCGTTGACTGGTTTGACCCGTTGTTTGTCACCTATGAATATCGTCATGATCTGGTTGAAGACCAACGGCTGGAGAATATGGTTTCTCTGGAGTACCGGGCTCAGTGCTGGAGCGTGTTTGTCAGCTACCGTGATCGTCTCGAAGATCGTGAAGTCATGGTGAGCTTTGTCTTGACCGGAATCGGTTCCGTTGGTCATGCCGGAGCCAGTCTGGGGAATGAGTAG
- a CDS encoding folylpolyglutamate synthase/dihydrofolate synthase family protein: MMTPDAALEFLYGLQMFGIKLGLENVHALLDSVGHPQHRYDIVHVAGTNGKGSVCAYLGGIYRQAGYRVGVYTSPHLHRFNERITVNGKQISDSDLVVLVDELRRNTTHVPATFFEFTTALALLYFARQHVDLVVLEVGMGGRLDATNVVTPLVSVITPISDDHGAYLGHSLAEIAAEKAGIIKLGVPVVLGPQPPDVCEVLVQQAETLAAPCFCFGRDFSVETAEAGCLVMIGNDSWLMQPSLPGRHQCDNLAVALMVVNLLAQRGWEVSQQVVSEAVAQTRWPGRLEWCGERILLDGAHNASGAETLAAYLREQNLTRIHWVVGFKADKDMEAVVSSLRPFVVQAYCVEPPTELAYPKEQVVTHLRAQGCEAMAWESPAAALQAALNACADHEIVVVAGSLFLVAACRQWLISTCKLEEMEEADCDG, from the coding sequence ATGATGACGCCCGATGCCGCTTTGGAGTTCCTTTACGGACTCCAGATGTTCGGGATCAAGTTGGGGCTGGAGAATGTCCATGCCCTGCTTGATTCCGTCGGGCACCCTCAGCACCGCTACGACATTGTTCACGTTGCCGGAACCAACGGAAAAGGTTCGGTCTGTGCCTATCTTGGCGGGATTTACCGTCAGGCCGGCTATCGGGTGGGCGTGTACACCTCGCCACATCTGCACCGCTTCAATGAACGCATCACCGTCAATGGCAAGCAGATTAGCGACAGCGATCTGGTTGTGCTGGTGGACGAGCTTCGGCGCAACACGACTCACGTGCCAGCGACGTTTTTCGAATTTACGACGGCGCTGGCACTTCTTTATTTTGCCCGGCAGCATGTTGATCTGGTGGTTCTTGAAGTGGGTATGGGCGGTCGTCTGGATGCGACCAACGTGGTCACGCCTCTTGTTTCGGTGATTACCCCGATCAGTGATGACCATGGTGCCTATCTTGGCCACAGCCTGGCTGAGATTGCCGCTGAAAAAGCAGGAATTATCAAGCTTGGAGTGCCGGTCGTGCTTGGCCCGCAACCACCGGATGTCTGTGAGGTTCTCGTCCAACAGGCGGAAACTCTGGCTGCACCCTGTTTTTGTTTCGGGCGTGATTTCAGTGTTGAGACTGCTGAGGCTGGTTGCCTGGTTATGATTGGTAACGATAGCTGGCTGATGCAACCATCCCTGCCAGGACGGCATCAATGTGATAACCTTGCTGTCGCGCTGATGGTGGTGAACTTGTTGGCTCAGAGGGGATGGGAGGTTTCGCAACAGGTCGTGTCGGAGGCGGTTGCCCAGACACGCTGGCCGGGTCGTTTAGAGTGGTGCGGTGAACGGATTCTGCTCGATGGTGCGCATAATGCTTCCGGCGCAGAGACGTTGGCGGCCTATTTGCGGGAGCAAAATCTGACCCGGATTCACTGGGTGGTTGGTTTCAAGGCGGACAAGGACATGGAGGCTGTCGTGTCCTCCTTGCGACCGTTCGTGGTTCAGGCGTATTGTGTCGAACCGCCGACGGAACTGGCCTACCCGAAAGAGCAGGTGGTCACTCATCTCAGGGCGCAAGGCTGTGAGGCAATGGCCTGGGAATCTCCCGCAGCCGCTTTGCAGGCTGCTCTTAATGCGTGTGCGGACCATGAGATCGTCGTGGTGGCCGGATCACTGTTTCTGGTCGCAGCCTGTCGGCAATGGCTGATATCAACATGCAAACTGGAAGAAATGGAAGAGGCGGACTGTGACGGCTAA